A portion of the Rhodococcus pseudokoreensis genome contains these proteins:
- a CDS encoding cytochrome b has product MATGQAEAMDSRYHLAAGMRRQINKVFPTHWSFLLGEIALYSFIILLISGVYLTLFFDPSMAHVVYNGAYEPLRGVTMSRAYETTLNISFEVRGGLFVRQIHHWAALMFAASIVVHLLRIFFTGAFRRPREANWVIGCLLLILAMFEGFFGYTIPDDLLSGTGLRAAFSGITLSIPIAGTWMHWLIFGGDFPGDLIIPRLYVAHVLLFPGIILALIAGHLALVWYQKHTQFPGPGRTETNVVGVRILPVFAVKSGAFFAITFGVLAVMGGVLQINPVWTIGPYNPSQVSAGSQPDIYMMWTDGLARLWPAWDIYLFDRYTIPSVFAVALIMGLVFTVLIAYPWIEKRLTKDDAHHNLLQRPRDVPVRTAIGAMAIAFYAVLTISCINDIIAYHLSISLNAMTWIGRIGMVLLPPIAFFVAYRFCLGLQRSDREVLEHGIETGIIKRMPNGQYIEIHQPLGPVDDHGHPIPLEYQGATVPKKMNKLGSAGKPGSGSLVTADPVEESLALEHALHHGEHEQLTMLREYQDRAHGNGSPASGNGSSGNGEAH; this is encoded by the coding sequence ATGGCCACAGGCCAGGCGGAAGCGATGGACTCGCGCTACCACCTCGCAGCGGGAATGCGGCGGCAGATCAACAAGGTCTTCCCCACCCACTGGTCGTTCCTGCTCGGCGAGATCGCGCTGTACAGCTTCATCATCCTGCTGATCTCCGGTGTCTACCTGACCCTGTTCTTCGACCCGTCGATGGCGCACGTCGTCTACAACGGTGCGTACGAGCCCCTGCGCGGCGTCACGATGTCCCGCGCGTACGAGACCACGCTGAACATTTCGTTCGAGGTCCGCGGCGGCCTGTTCGTCCGTCAGATCCACCACTGGGCTGCGCTGATGTTCGCGGCGTCGATCGTCGTGCACCTGCTGCGCATCTTCTTCACCGGCGCCTTCCGGCGTCCGCGTGAGGCCAACTGGGTCATCGGCTGCCTGCTGCTGATCCTGGCGATGTTCGAGGGATTCTTCGGCTACACCATCCCCGACGACCTGCTGTCCGGCACCGGCCTGCGCGCCGCGTTCTCCGGCATCACGTTGAGCATCCCGATCGCAGGCACCTGGATGCACTGGCTGATCTTCGGCGGCGACTTCCCCGGCGACCTGATCATCCCCCGCCTGTACGTCGCGCACGTCCTGCTGTTCCCGGGCATCATCCTCGCCCTGATCGCCGGTCACCTCGCGCTCGTCTGGTACCAGAAGCACACGCAGTTCCCCGGCCCCGGCCGCACGGAGACCAACGTCGTCGGCGTCCGGATCCTCCCGGTGTTCGCCGTCAAGTCGGGTGCGTTCTTCGCGATCACGTTCGGTGTCCTCGCCGTCATGGGTGGCGTGCTGCAGATCAACCCGGTCTGGACCATCGGCCCCTACAACCCGTCGCAGGTGTCGGCAGGTTCGCAGCCCGACATCTACATGATGTGGACGGACGGCCTGGCCCGTCTGTGGCCGGCATGGGACATCTACCTGTTCGACCGCTACACCATCCCGTCGGTGTTCGCCGTCGCGTTGATCATGGGTCTGGTGTTCACGGTCCTGATCGCCTACCCGTGGATCGAGAAGCGTCTGACCAAGGACGATGCTCACCACAACCTGCTGCAGCGTCCGCGCGACGTTCCGGTGCGTACCGCGATCGGTGCGATGGCGATCGCGTTCTACGCCGTCCTGACGATCTCCTGCATCAACGACATCATCGCGTACCACCTGAGCATCTCGCTGAACGCGATGACCTGGATCGGCCGTATCGGCATGGTGCTGCTGCCTCCGATCGCCTTCTTCGTCGCCTACCGGTTCTGCCTGGGTCTTCAGCGCAGCGACCGTGAGGTCCTCGAGCACGGCATCGAGACCGGCATCATCAAGCGGATGCCGAACGGTCAGTACATCGAGATCCACCAGCCGCTCGGCCCGGTCGACGACCACGGTCACCCGATCCCGCTCGAGTACCAGGGTGCGACGGTCCCGAAGAAGATGAACAAGCTCGGTTCCGCCGGCAAGCCCGGTTCCGGCAGCCTCGTCACGGCCGACCCGGTCGAGGAGAGCCTGGCCCTCGAGCACGCCCTGCACCACGGCGAGCACGAGCAGCTCACGATGCTGCGGGAGTACCAGGACCGTGCCCACGGCAACGGTTCGCCGGCCTCCGGCAACGGATCGTCCGGCAACGGCGAGGCGCACTAG
- a CDS encoding C40 family peptidase yields MASHKMKRSLGSVLTAGVLSVALVSLPSIQAGADPVTTNPTEALTKLGDLSRQSEQTSEALHNAQIDLEAKQSAQRDADARLAADQGVLDEANARVAVFQPVVNKLATANYQGARTNRLFAVMVSDSPQQLLDQMSALDAISNDTRNQVAQFQSATSDATKAAEASKQSADSARAATEQAKVVSDDLQRKQSDLQAQIADVIKAFGDLTGAERDQLAGTPFPPGFDPNTILAHLTPGSGTSALQAGMTRIGDPYVWGATGPDQFDCSGLVVWAYKQIGKTLPRSSQAQASGGTPVSRDELQPGDVVLFYNDASHVGLYAGNGNILHASTFGVPVKIESMAKFPFYGARRY; encoded by the coding sequence GTGGCCTCACACAAGATGAAGCGCTCCCTGGGCAGCGTGCTGACAGCCGGAGTGCTGTCGGTGGCGCTCGTGTCGCTGCCCTCGATCCAGGCGGGTGCGGACCCGGTCACCACCAACCCGACCGAGGCGCTGACGAAGCTCGGTGACCTGTCCCGGCAGTCAGAGCAGACGTCGGAGGCCCTCCACAACGCGCAGATCGATCTCGAGGCCAAGCAGTCGGCGCAGCGCGACGCGGACGCCCGGCTCGCGGCGGACCAGGGCGTGCTCGACGAGGCCAACGCGCGAGTCGCCGTCTTCCAGCCCGTGGTGAACAAACTCGCCACCGCCAACTACCAGGGCGCCCGGACCAATCGCCTGTTCGCCGTGATGGTCAGCGACTCACCGCAGCAACTCCTCGATCAGATGTCCGCGCTGGACGCCATCTCCAACGACACCCGCAACCAGGTCGCGCAATTCCAATCGGCCACATCGGACGCCACCAAGGCGGCCGAGGCGTCGAAGCAGTCGGCGGATTCCGCGCGGGCGGCAACCGAACAGGCCAAGGTGGTCAGCGACGACCTGCAGCGCAAGCAGAGCGACCTGCAAGCGCAGATCGCCGACGTGATCAAAGCGTTCGGCGATCTCACCGGCGCCGAACGCGACCAGCTGGCGGGGACGCCCTTCCCGCCCGGCTTCGATCCCAACACGATCCTCGCGCACCTCACTCCCGGCTCGGGCACGAGCGCGCTGCAGGCGGGCATGACCCGCATCGGCGACCCGTACGTGTGGGGCGCCACCGGCCCCGACCAGTTCGACTGCTCCGGGCTCGTCGTCTGGGCGTACAAGCAGATCGGCAAGACGCTCCCGCGGTCCAGTCAGGCTCAGGCCAGCGGCGGCACCCCTGTGTCCCGCGACGAACTCCAGCCCGGCGACGTCGTCCTCTTCTACAACGACGCGTCCCACGTCGGCCTCTACGCAGGAAACGGCAACATTCTCCACGCCTCGACGTTCGGTGTGCCGGTGAAGATCGAGTCGATGGCGAAGTTCCCCTTCTACGGGGCGCGCCGCTACTGA
- a CDS encoding cytochrome c oxidase subunit 3 produces MTSAVGTSGSAITQRVHSLNRPNMVSVGTIVWLSSELMFFAGLFAMYFVARSQANGNWPPEPTELNLFLAVPVTLVLIASSFTCQMGVFAAERGDVFGLRRWYLLTLAMGTFFVLGQGYEYIHLIEEGTSISSSVYGSVFYMTTGFHGMHVIGGLIAFVFLIARTKVSKFTPAQATAAIVVSYYWHFVDIVWIALFATIYFIR; encoded by the coding sequence GTGACGAGCGCAGTAGGGACTTCAGGATCAGCAATCACCCAACGCGTGCACTCGCTGAACCGACCTAACATGGTCAGCGTTGGCACCATCGTGTGGTTGTCAAGTGAGCTCATGTTCTTCGCAGGGCTCTTCGCCATGTATTTCGTGGCGCGATCGCAGGCGAATGGAAACTGGCCGCCGGAGCCGACCGAGCTGAACCTGTTCCTGGCCGTGCCGGTGACGCTGGTGCTGATCGCCTCGTCGTTCACCTGCCAGATGGGTGTCTTCGCAGCGGAGCGCGGCGACGTCTTCGGCCTCCGCCGGTGGTACCTCCTCACGTTGGCGATGGGCACCTTCTTCGTCCTCGGACAGGGATACGAGTACATCCACCTCATCGAAGAGGGCACCTCCATCTCGAGCAGCGTGTACGGCTCGGTCTTCTACATGACCACTGGCTTCCACGGCATGCACGTGATCGGCGGCCTCATCGCGTTCGTGTTCCTGATCGCCCGCACCAAGGTCAGCAAGTTCACGCCCGCCCAGGCCACCGCCGCCATCGTCGTCTCGTACTACTGGCACTTCGTCGACATCGTGTGGATCGCCCTGTTTGCCACGATCTATTTCATCCGTTGA
- a CDS encoding ubiquinol-cytochrome c reductase iron-sulfur subunit, translating to MSDAGQPGGATPKKYTDAELENLSRDELVELGTNLDHVDVAFRRNRWAVPGTKAEKRAERSVAFWFALSGISAIAFIAIYLFWPWEYAGSGEEHYSAYSLYTPLIGLTMGLAILGLGVGAVQFTKKFIPEEVSIQDRHDGGSSEVDRKTIVAELGDSFDTSTLGRRKLLKRTLIFGGGALGIMSVMPLGGLIKNPWAKRDDSPLWVSGWTPRYEGETIYLRRDTGRPEDVVLVRPEDLDAGAMETVFPFRESDRGDHDALLEALRGIRNATMLIRLRTEDAANVTKRKGQESFNYGDYFAFSKICTHLGCPTSLYEQQTNRILCPCHQSQFDALTYGKPIFGPAARALPQLPITVNEEGFLVTTGDYIEALGPAFWERRP from the coding sequence ATGAGCGACGCTGGCCAGCCGGGCGGCGCCACGCCAAAGAAGTACACGGATGCAGAACTCGAGAACCTGAGCCGCGACGAACTGGTCGAGCTCGGCACGAACCTCGACCACGTCGATGTCGCGTTCCGCCGCAACCGCTGGGCGGTTCCGGGAACGAAGGCCGAGAAGCGCGCCGAGCGGTCGGTCGCGTTCTGGTTCGCACTCTCCGGCATCTCCGCGATCGCGTTCATCGCGATCTACCTCTTCTGGCCCTGGGAGTACGCGGGCTCCGGCGAGGAGCACTACTCGGCGTACAGCCTGTACACGCCGCTGATCGGCCTCACCATGGGTCTGGCCATCCTCGGCCTCGGTGTCGGCGCGGTGCAGTTCACCAAGAAGTTCATCCCCGAAGAGGTGTCCATCCAGGACCGCCACGACGGTGGATCGTCCGAGGTCGATCGCAAGACGATCGTCGCGGAACTCGGCGACTCGTTCGACACGTCGACGCTGGGACGCCGCAAGCTCCTCAAGCGCACCCTGATCTTCGGCGGCGGTGCCCTCGGCATCATGTCCGTCATGCCCCTCGGTGGTCTGATCAAGAACCCGTGGGCCAAGCGCGACGACTCCCCGCTGTGGGTGTCGGGATGGACCCCCCGCTACGAGGGCGAGACCATCTACCTGCGCCGCGACACCGGTCGTCCCGAGGACGTCGTCCTGGTTCGCCCGGAAGACCTGGACGCCGGCGCCATGGAAACGGTGTTCCCCTTCCGCGAGTCCGATCGCGGCGACCACGACGCGCTGCTCGAGGCGCTGCGCGGCATCCGTAACGCGACCATGCTCATCCGCCTCCGCACGGAGGACGCGGCAAACGTCACCAAGCGCAAGGGCCAGGAGAGCTTCAACTACGGCGACTACTTCGCCTTCTCGAAGATCTGCACCCACCTCGGCTGCCCCACCTCCCTGTACGAGCAGCAGACCAACCGAATCCTCTGCCCCTGCCACCAGTCGCAGTTCGATGCGCTGACCTACGGAAAGCCGATTTTCGGTCCGGCCGCTCGTGCACTTCCGCAGTTGCCTATTACAGTGAACGAAGAGGGTTTCCTAGTCACAACGGGTGACTACATCGAAGCTCTCGGCCCGGCATTTTGGGAGCGTCGACCGTGA
- a CDS encoding DEDD exonuclease domain-containing protein — protein MSVPGVPEQLRFDELDTPLRDTTFVVVDLETTGARPGEDAITEIGAVKIRGGEVIAEMATLVDPGRSIPPHIVEITGITTAMVIDAPRIERVLPAFLEFARGAVLVAHNAPFDTGFLKAAASATDTPWPKFTVLCTVKLARRVLTRDEAPSVKLSSLARLFDAGTTPTHRALDDARATVDVLHALIARVGNQGVHSLTELVDYLPDVSSHQRAKRTLASHLPRSPGVYLFRGPSDEVLYVGTTTDLRRRVRNYFTGSETRGRMKEMVALTTRIDHVECAHALEAGVRELRLLAAHTPPYNRRSKYPKRGWWITLTAEAFPRLSVVRTPSADSLGPFRSRSTAVDVADVLAEYCVLRTCTSRIPKGRAHGAQCPPRELGRCPASVHGRDTEDAYRPGPELFRLFLRGADDAPLHRMRARVEELAAGELFENAARLRDRTAEVVLALRRMQRLAALTALDQLVAARPAATGGWEFAVIRSGRLASAGCARRGIHPMPVVDALVLTAETVVPDATPLRGASPEEAGLLARWLDQDDTRIVSASSGWCEPARGAGSWSEWCALARAGSASTRDAETRPPAPGSADHRLGWRS, from the coding sequence GTGAGTGTCCCCGGCGTACCCGAACAGCTGAGATTCGACGAGCTCGACACCCCGCTGCGGGACACCACGTTCGTGGTGGTCGACCTCGAGACCACCGGAGCGCGACCGGGCGAGGACGCCATCACCGAGATCGGGGCGGTGAAGATCCGCGGCGGCGAGGTGATCGCCGAGATGGCCACCCTGGTCGACCCGGGACGGTCCATCCCGCCGCACATCGTCGAGATCACGGGCATCACCACTGCGATGGTGATCGATGCACCCCGCATCGAGCGCGTGCTGCCCGCGTTCCTGGAGTTCGCACGCGGGGCGGTGCTCGTCGCCCACAACGCCCCCTTCGACACCGGCTTCCTCAAGGCCGCCGCATCGGCCACCGACACCCCCTGGCCCAAGTTCACCGTGCTCTGCACGGTCAAACTGGCCCGGCGGGTCCTCACCCGCGACGAGGCGCCGTCCGTGAAACTGTCGTCGCTGGCCCGGCTGTTCGACGCCGGGACCACCCCGACCCACCGGGCCCTCGACGACGCCCGCGCCACCGTCGACGTGCTGCACGCCCTCATCGCCCGGGTCGGCAACCAGGGAGTGCACAGCCTCACCGAGCTCGTCGACTACCTACCCGACGTCTCCTCGCACCAGCGGGCCAAACGCACGCTCGCCAGTCATCTCCCCCGTTCGCCCGGCGTCTACCTGTTCCGCGGGCCGTCCGACGAGGTCCTCTACGTCGGCACGACGACGGATCTGCGCCGCCGGGTGCGCAACTACTTCACCGGCTCCGAGACGCGCGGCCGGATGAAGGAGATGGTCGCGCTGACCACCCGGATCGACCACGTCGAATGCGCGCACGCTCTCGAGGCGGGCGTGCGCGAGCTCCGGCTGCTCGCCGCCCACACGCCGCCGTACAACCGGCGGTCCAAGTACCCGAAGCGCGGCTGGTGGATCACTCTCACCGCGGAGGCCTTCCCCCGGCTGTCGGTCGTGCGGACCCCGTCCGCCGATTCACTCGGACCGTTCCGGTCCCGCTCGACCGCCGTCGACGTCGCCGACGTCCTCGCCGAGTACTGCGTTCTCCGCACGTGCACGAGCCGGATTCCGAAGGGACGGGCGCACGGTGCGCAGTGTCCGCCCCGCGAGCTCGGGCGCTGCCCCGCGTCCGTCCACGGCCGCGACACGGAGGACGCCTACCGTCCCGGTCCGGAACTCTTCCGGCTCTTCCTGCGCGGCGCCGACGACGCGCCGCTGCACCGGATGCGCGCACGGGTGGAGGAACTGGCCGCGGGCGAGTTGTTCGAGAACGCCGCGCGGCTGCGGGATCGCACTGCGGAGGTCGTCCTCGCATTGCGCAGAATGCAGCGCCTGGCCGCCTTGACCGCCCTCGATCAGCTCGTGGCCGCTCGCCCCGCCGCGACCGGCGGCTGGGAGTTCGCAGTGATCCGTTCCGGGCGTCTCGCGTCCGCGGGCTGCGCCCGGCGGGGAATCCACCCGATGCCGGTGGTCGACGCGCTCGTCCTCACCGCCGAAACCGTCGTTCCGGACGCGACTCCGCTTCGCGGCGCATCCCCCGAGGAGGCCGGACTGCTCGCGCGCTGGCTCGACCAGGACGACACCCGGATCGTCAGCGCATCCTCGGGGTGGTGTGAGCCCGCACGGGGTGCCGGATCCTGGTCCGAGTGGTGCGCGCTCGCCCGCGCCGGCAGCGCGTCGACACGGGACGCCGAGACCCGACCACCCGCACCGGGTTCCGCCGACCACCGCTTAGGCTGGCGATCATGA
- a CDS encoding cytochrome c, translating into MSSSPPPASDTTASAAKARRQRKLRRRAMGALVLMMGLVSAGFLASALTPTPQVATATDDQAALIREGKQLYDTSCITCHGANLQGVQDRGPSLIGVGEAAVYFQVSSGRMPASRNEAQVERKPVKFDAEQTDAIGAYVQANGGGPTVIRDENGEVAQSSLRGGDIGRGSELFRLNCASCHNFTGRGGALSSGKYAPVLDPANEQQIYTAMVTGPQNMPKFSDRQLTLEEKKDIIAYIKSSGETKQPGGYGLGGIGPASEGLAMWVVGIIAVVGAALWIGARS; encoded by the coding sequence ATGAGTTCATCCCCCCCTCCCGCATCCGACACCACAGCGTCTGCCGCCAAGGCACGCCGCCAGCGGAAGCTCCGCAGGCGCGCCATGGGCGCCCTGGTCCTGATGATGGGACTGGTCAGCGCCGGTTTCCTCGCGTCCGCGTTGACGCCAACCCCGCAGGTGGCCACCGCCACCGATGATCAGGCAGCACTGATCCGCGAGGGCAAGCAGTTGTACGACACCTCGTGCATCACGTGCCACGGCGCGAACCTGCAGGGTGTGCAGGACCGCGGCCCCAGCCTGATCGGTGTCGGCGAGGCCGCCGTGTACTTCCAGGTGTCGTCGGGACGTATGCCCGCATCGCGCAACGAGGCCCAGGTCGAGCGCAAGCCCGTCAAGTTCGACGCCGAGCAGACGGACGCCATCGGCGCGTACGTCCAGGCCAACGGCGGCGGCCCCACGGTCATTCGCGACGAGAACGGCGAAGTCGCCCAGTCTTCGCTGCGCGGCGGCGACATCGGACGCGGCAGCGAGCTGTTCCGTCTCAACTGCGCGTCCTGCCACAACTTCACCGGGCGCGGCGGTGCGCTGTCGTCCGGTAAGTACGCGCCGGTCCTCGACCCGGCCAACGAGCAACAGATCTACACCGCGATGGTCACCGGTCCGCAGAACATGCCCAAGTTCTCGGATCGTCAGCTGACCCTCGAGGAGAAGAAAGACATCATCGCCTACATCAAGTCGTCGGGCGAGACGAAGCAGCCCGGTGGCTACGGACTCGGCGGCATCGGTCCCGCCTCCGAGGGCTTGGCCATGTGGGTCGTCGGAATCATCGCTGTCGTCGGTGCAGCACTGTGGATCGGAGCAAGGTCATGA
- a CDS encoding Lrp/AsnC family transcriptional regulator, with translation MINAIVLIHAEAHRIPETAQAVADIEGVDKVYSCAGDVDLIAIVRVRDHAKIAEVVTEGINKVDGVSRTATHIAFQSYSSADVEAGFSIGE, from the coding sequence ATGATCAACGCCATCGTCCTGATCCACGCCGAAGCCCACCGCATCCCGGAGACCGCTCAGGCCGTCGCCGACATCGAGGGCGTCGACAAGGTCTACTCCTGCGCAGGCGACGTCGACCTCATTGCGATCGTGCGGGTCCGGGACCACGCGAAGATCGCGGAGGTCGTCACCGAGGGAATCAACAAGGTGGACGGCGTCTCGCGGACGGCGACGCACATCGCGTTCCAGTCCTACTCCAGCGCCGACGTGGAAGCGGGCTTCTCCATCGGCGAATAG
- a CDS encoding peptidase MA family metallohydrolase, with translation MPASDPSPAAEPTSRRQARPWELAALAGLVLAVVVVLALTGFSHDERGADGAVGTAQAGSDSRAAAVQALLDTWASAVRTNDTARLSGLMDRAASPGFLAAETRRASNVAGVEFSDWGYEITESPETVVPSSLVDALGADEVWAPAVQLRYAIAGADENPTRKPVALVVARRGDSWALVSDSATVDGERRTWRGPWDFGTVVSRRVDTGDGRTSVVLGHPENVAMVDRLAEELPAAVVNATQLWGSDWAGRALVWVAGSQDEFTALVGPDHDGFGIAAVAISDAVDPDAGAVTGQRIVFSPSSAERLTDVTRRAILRHELIHVAARAETVDRSPMWVLEGYAEYAAYRGTGEAARQIAPALTAQVGAEGPPTGFPENTDFSESGERGSVAYETAWSINAFVAEQYGESKLTELYRTLAVGESDPDTVDARLSDVLGVDAEQLRDRWTDWVGAHLG, from the coding sequence GTGCCCGCATCAGACCCGTCTCCCGCAGCGGAGCCGACCTCACGCCGTCAGGCGCGCCCGTGGGAGCTCGCCGCGCTGGCCGGACTCGTCCTCGCCGTCGTCGTCGTACTCGCGCTGACCGGGTTCTCTCACGACGAGCGGGGCGCCGACGGGGCGGTCGGCACCGCGCAGGCCGGCTCGGACTCGCGTGCAGCGGCCGTCCAGGCGCTCCTCGACACGTGGGCGTCGGCCGTGCGGACGAACGACACGGCCCGGCTGTCGGGTCTGATGGATCGGGCGGCGTCGCCGGGCTTCCTGGCCGCGGAGACGCGCCGCGCGAGCAACGTTGCCGGGGTGGAATTCTCGGACTGGGGTTACGAGATCACCGAGAGTCCCGAGACGGTGGTGCCGTCGAGCCTCGTCGACGCGCTCGGGGCGGACGAGGTGTGGGCGCCTGCCGTGCAACTGCGCTACGCGATCGCGGGGGCGGACGAGAACCCCACCCGCAAACCCGTCGCACTCGTCGTCGCCCGGCGCGGCGACAGCTGGGCACTCGTCAGCGACAGTGCCACCGTGGACGGCGAGCGGCGGACCTGGCGCGGACCGTGGGACTTCGGAACCGTCGTGTCGCGACGCGTCGACACCGGCGACGGCCGGACGTCGGTGGTGCTCGGGCATCCCGAGAACGTCGCGATGGTGGACCGGCTGGCGGAGGAACTCCCCGCCGCCGTCGTCAACGCCACCCAGCTGTGGGGTTCGGACTGGGCGGGCCGCGCGCTCGTGTGGGTCGCCGGATCGCAGGACGAGTTCACTGCCCTCGTCGGTCCCGATCACGACGGTTTCGGCATCGCCGCGGTCGCCATCTCGGACGCCGTCGACCCCGACGCCGGCGCGGTCACCGGGCAGCGGATCGTGTTCAGCCCCTCGTCGGCGGAACGGCTCACCGACGTCACCCGGCGGGCGATACTGCGACACGAACTCATCCACGTGGCGGCGCGCGCCGAGACGGTGGACCGCTCACCGATGTGGGTGCTGGAGGGCTACGCCGAGTACGCCGCTTACCGGGGAACCGGTGAGGCCGCACGGCAGATCGCGCCGGCCCTGACCGCGCAGGTGGGCGCGGAGGGTCCGCCGACCGGGTTCCCCGAGAACACCGACTTCTCCGAGTCCGGCGAACGCGGCTCCGTGGCCTACGAGACCGCGTGGTCGATCAACGCGTTCGTCGCGGAGCAGTACGGCGAATCGAAGCTGACGGAGCTGTACCGGACACTGGCCGTGGGGGAGTCCGATCCGGACACGGTCGACGCACGACTGTCCGACGTCCTCGGCGTCGACGCCGAGCAGTTGCGGGACCGCTGGACCGACTGGGTGGGCGCTCACCTGGGGTGA
- a CDS encoding NlpC/P60 family protein produces the protein MASQVSKRNVRRAVVAGALAVGALTATAAPAAADPITIPGVGTFEIPGVVIPQIPGVPNLPVPPAPGSTAGDKAVQAAQTKLGSPYVYGAAGPNSFDCSGLVQWAFKQAGLNLPRTSYAQAAAGTPVSQSDLRPGDVISFYGGSHSGIYAGNGNVIHASTEGQPVKLAPIASMPFDGARRY, from the coding sequence GTGGCGTCACAAGTTTCCAAGCGGAATGTGCGACGGGCAGTCGTCGCCGGCGCGCTCGCAGTCGGAGCGCTCACCGCTACCGCGGCCCCCGCGGCCGCAGACCCCATCACCATCCCCGGTGTCGGAACCTTCGAGATCCCGGGTGTCGTCATCCCGCAGATCCCCGGTGTCCCGAACCTGCCCGTGCCCCCCGCGCCGGGCAGCACCGCAGGCGACAAGGCCGTTCAGGCCGCTCAGACCAAGCTCGGCTCGCCGTACGTCTACGGCGCCGCAGGTCCCAACTCGTTCGACTGCTCCGGCCTGGTGCAGTGGGCGTTCAAGCAGGCCGGACTGAACCTGCCGCGCACCAGCTACGCGCAGGCGGCCGCCGGTACTCCGGTGTCGCAGTCCGATCTCCGCCCCGGCGACGTGATCTCCTTCTACGGCGGCTCGCACTCGGGCATCTACGCCGGCAACGGCAACGTGATCCACGCCTCCACCGAGGGTCAGCCCGTCAAGTTGGCGCCCATCGCGTCCATGCCTTTCGACGGCGCACGCCGCTACTGA
- the trpD gene encoding anthranilate phosphoribosyltransferase, translated as MQSPTAQGTNDGVLPARTWPSVLGALTDGRDLAVDDAKWAMDEIMSDNATSAQIAAFGVALKMKGETPEELRGLADSMLGHARKVPVDDDVVDIVGTGGDRSNTVNISTMASLVVAASGIRVVKHGNRAASSKSGGADVLEALGVKINLGPDEVARCVREVGIGFCFAPVFHPALRFAGAPRKEIGIPTVFNVLGPLTNPARPRAGLIGCAFPGLISVVAGVLAQRGNSALVVRGDDGLDELTTSTTSTVHIVADGSVTTRQFDPRDIGIARVSLDALRGGDADVNAAVARRLLAGETGPVRDAVLLNAAAAIAAFRGLGGRTLEEGLSDGLSTAAQSIDSGAAATLLGRWAELTSGLATSK; from the coding sequence ATGCAGAGCCCGACTGCTCAGGGGACCAACGACGGTGTGCTACCTGCGCGCACCTGGCCGTCGGTCCTCGGTGCGCTCACCGACGGACGTGACCTCGCCGTGGACGACGCGAAATGGGCGATGGACGAGATCATGTCGGACAACGCCACGTCCGCGCAGATCGCGGCATTCGGCGTCGCCCTCAAGATGAAAGGCGAGACGCCGGAGGAGTTGCGCGGCCTGGCGGACTCGATGCTCGGGCACGCACGCAAGGTCCCCGTCGACGACGACGTCGTCGACATCGTCGGCACCGGTGGTGACCGATCCAACACGGTGAACATCTCGACGATGGCGTCACTCGTGGTCGCGGCGTCCGGCATCCGCGTCGTCAAGCACGGAAACCGGGCGGCGTCCTCCAAGAGTGGTGGGGCGGACGTTCTCGAGGCGCTCGGCGTCAAGATCAATCTCGGCCCCGACGAGGTGGCCCGCTGCGTGCGGGAGGTCGGCATCGGCTTCTGCTTCGCGCCGGTGTTCCACCCCGCGCTGCGGTTCGCGGGCGCGCCCCGCAAGGAGATCGGCATCCCGACCGTCTTCAACGTGCTCGGACCGCTCACCAACCCGGCTCGTCCGCGGGCCGGCCTCATCGGCTGCGCCTTCCCCGGCCTGATCTCGGTGGTGGCCGGTGTGCTCGCGCAGCGCGGCAATTCGGCGCTGGTGGTGCGCGGCGACGACGGCCTGGACGAATTGACGACGTCGACCACGTCGACCGTCCACATCGTCGCCGACGGGTCGGTGACCACCCGTCAGTTCGACCCCCGCGACATCGGCATCGCGCGGGTGTCGCTCGACGCACTGCGCGGCGGCGACGCCGACGTGAACGCGGCGGTGGCGCGGCGACTCCTCGCGGGTGAGACCGGCCCCGTCCGCGACGCGGTCCTGCTCAACGCCGCGGCGGCGATCGCGGCGTTCCGGGGTCTCGGCGGCCGCACCCTCGAGGAGGGACTGTCGGACGGGCTCTCGACGGCGGCCCAGTCCATCGACAGCGGAGCGGCCGCGACGCTGCTCGGCCGGTGGGCCGAACTCACGTCGGGCCTGGCGACCAGCAAATAG